From Sphingomonas hengshuiensis, one genomic window encodes:
- a CDS encoding MFS transporter, translating to MGFTTQQRSTADHAPIAAATADRRLRSIIGGSLGNLVEWYDWYVYSAFTLYFAPVFFPSDDSTAQLLSAAAIFAVGFLMRPLGAWIMGIYADRHGRKAGLALSVALMGGGSALIAMTPGHATIGNAAPLLLLLARLMQGLSVGGEYGASATYLSEMARPGLRGFFSSFQYVTLIAGQLLALCVLLLLQDVLTEAQLEAWGWRIPFAVGAVMAVGVYVLRRRLQETAAFQNSAARADRPRSAALALFRHHPRAALTVFVMTAGGTLAFYAYSTYMQKFLVNSAGFGRQTATAIMASALFLYMLAQPLAGGLSDRIGRKPLLILFGIGGALLTVPIFTRLEHVTSSFEAFLLVLAGLLLVTGYTSINAVVKAEMFPAHIRALGVALPYALANTLFGGTAEYVALWLKREGLENGFYWYVSALIALSLIAYFLMPETRAGGQMAADGADPER from the coding sequence ATGGGGTTCACGACACAGCAGCGTTCAACGGCAGACCACGCACCGATTGCAGCCGCCACGGCGGATCGACGGCTGAGGTCGATCATCGGCGGTTCGCTGGGCAATCTCGTCGAATGGTATGACTGGTACGTCTATTCGGCGTTCACGCTCTATTTCGCGCCGGTCTTCTTCCCGTCGGACGACAGCACCGCGCAGCTGCTGAGCGCGGCGGCGATCTTCGCCGTCGGCTTCCTGATGCGGCCGCTGGGGGCGTGGATCATGGGCATCTATGCCGATCGCCACGGGCGCAAGGCCGGCCTCGCGCTCTCGGTCGCGCTGATGGGCGGCGGCTCGGCGCTGATCGCGATGACGCCCGGCCATGCGACGATCGGCAACGCCGCGCCGCTGCTGCTGCTGCTCGCCCGGCTGATGCAGGGGCTTTCGGTCGGCGGCGAATATGGCGCCAGCGCCACCTATCTGTCCGAAATGGCGCGGCCCGGTCTGCGCGGATTTTTCTCCAGCTTCCAATATGTCACGCTGATCGCCGGCCAGCTGCTGGCGCTGTGCGTGCTGTTACTGCTCCAGGACGTGCTGACCGAGGCGCAGCTGGAGGCGTGGGGCTGGCGGATTCCCTTTGCGGTGGGCGCGGTGATGGCGGTGGGCGTCTATGTGCTGCGGCGTAGGCTACAGGAAACCGCGGCCTTCCAGAACAGCGCCGCGCGGGCCGATCGTCCGCGCTCGGCGGCGCTGGCGCTGTTCCGCCACCATCCGCGCGCGGCCCTGACGGTGTTCGTGATGACCGCTGGCGGCACGCTCGCCTTCTACGCCTACTCAACCTACATGCAGAAATTCCTGGTCAACTCGGCAGGGTTCGGCCGCCAGACCGCCACCGCGATCATGGCATCGGCGCTGTTCCTCTACATGCTGGCCCAGCCGCTGGCGGGCGGCCTTTCCGATCGCATCGGGCGCAAGCCGCTGCTGATCCTGTTCGGCATCGGCGGCGCGCTGCTGACCGTGCCGATCTTCACCCGGCTGGAGCATGTCACCTCGTCGTTCGAGGCGTTCCTGCTGGTGCTGGCGGGACTGCTGCTCGTCACCGGCTATACGTCGATCAACGCGGTGGTGAAGGCGGAGATGTTCCCGGCCCATATCCGCGCGCTGGGCGTCGCGCTGCCCTATGCGCTGGCCAACACGCTGTTCGGCGGCACCGCCGAATATGTTGCGCTGTGGCTGAAGCGGGAAGGGCTGGAGAACGGCTTCTACTGGTACGTCTCGGCGCTGATCGCCCTGTCGCTCATCGCCTATTTCCTGATGCCCGAAACCCGCGCCGGCGGCCAGATGGCCGCGGACGGCGCCGATCCCGAAAGGTAA
- a CDS encoding sigma-70 family RNA polymerase sigma factor gives MAAALAIMVRSRVDVMDCPPEKMFAAGKTDGTTHSANRRVIFISSWLDTPPIPCSYRPNHDPQERMPHKKGGRRMDPVRARLDWYKGCILPHEGALRARLRRVLPDGYDIDDMVAEAMTRAYANGDIDRTQSGRAYLFQIARNLVIDEARRSKIVSFEVIADLELIGVDDTAHARLEARDELRHLQAILDTLPPQCRRAFFLRRVYDWPVVAIAEEMGLSVSTVDKHLARAALKIMQAIGEFEGSGFGWSLHKRSRTAGDRGPGGPSVPEGARRRY, from the coding sequence ATGGCCGCAGCGCTGGCCATCATGGTGCGAAGCAGGGTCGATGTCATGGATTGCCCCCCAGAGAAGATGTTTGCTGCTGGGAAGACGGACGGCACGACACATTCTGCTAATCGGCGCGTCATTTTTATTTCATCGTGGCTGGACACGCCCCCGATTCCCTGTTCGTATCGCCCCAACCACGATCCGCAGGAGAGGATGCCCCATAAAAAGGGGGGACGTCGCATGGATCCCGTTCGGGCACGGCTGGACTGGTATAAAGGGTGTATTCTGCCGCATGAGGGGGCGTTGCGGGCGCGCCTCCGTCGCGTTCTGCCCGACGGCTACGACATCGACGATATGGTGGCAGAGGCGATGACTCGCGCCTATGCGAATGGGGACATCGATCGGACGCAGTCGGGCCGCGCCTATCTGTTCCAGATCGCGCGCAACCTGGTGATCGACGAGGCACGCCGCAGCAAGATCGTATCGTTCGAGGTTATCGCCGATCTGGAGCTGATCGGCGTGGACGATACCGCGCATGCCCGGCTGGAGGCGCGCGATGAATTGCGCCACTTGCAGGCCATATTGGATACGTTGCCGCCCCAGTGTCGGCGTGCTTTCTTTTTACGGCGCGTCTATGATTGGCCGGTGGTAGCGATAGCAGAGGAGATGGGCCTGTCCGTTTCCACTGTAGACAAGCATCTTGCGCGGGCCGCACTGAAGATCATGCAGGCGATCGGCGAGTTTGAGGGTTCGGGTTTTGGGTGGTCCCTTCACAAGCGCAGCAGAACGGCAGGCGATCGAGGCCCAGGCGGCCCGTCTGTTCCTGAAGGCGCGCGCCGCCGATACTGA
- a CDS encoding CRTAC1 family protein, translating into MARVRLLPLLPFALLLAAAPMQDEHGVPLPAADAPPLPFQSVQPELFGVAGSLSNAWGDFDGDGDADLAVSLKSGELRLYRNDGGTFVSVGAAMGLPTKGYELRGLSWGDYDGDGWLDLLGGATDPKTATLVFHNLAGKTFEEVGAAIGLGFSGRSARQTSWVDFDNDGDLDVYAADRIGPNKLFANTKGQFAQILASDGITDPRPTVGACWFDYDEDGDLDLFLANQSGAADALWRNDGGHFTDVAVQAGVAGPPRTKEEGGVGCAVGDYDNDGHLDLFVPNYGANALYRNKGDGTFENASAAAGLGFENHGVGAAWGDYDNDGWIDLSIMAYEGPVGQQVPTNALMHNAPDGKGGRRFVNVLPRTSPVNAGDHGVQWVDYDGDGALDLSITDGYGPVGGHFVFHNTSPKSVAARSLQVLVLDAKGHFTRAGAEVRLRDAAGKILATRQLGTGDGYNTQSALPVHFGLSRIAPVTVEVTFLTPKGRRTQTIRNVDPRRYAGTRLVVRQKVEGVR; encoded by the coding sequence ATGGCTCGCGTTCGCCTGTTGCCCCTGCTTCCCTTCGCCCTGTTGCTGGCCGCCGCGCCGATGCAGGACGAGCACGGCGTCCCCCTTCCCGCCGCCGATGCGCCGCCGCTGCCGTTCCAGTCGGTCCAGCCCGAGCTGTTCGGCGTCGCCGGCTCGCTCTCCAATGCGTGGGGCGATTTCGACGGCGACGGCGATGCCGATCTGGCGGTATCGCTCAAGAGCGGCGAACTGCGGCTCTATCGCAACGACGGCGGCACCTTCGTCAGCGTCGGTGCGGCGATGGGGCTGCCTACCAAGGGCTATGAGCTGCGCGGCCTGAGCTGGGGCGATTATGACGGCGACGGCTGGCTCGACCTGCTCGGCGGCGCGACCGATCCCAAGACCGCGACTCTGGTATTCCACAATCTGGCCGGCAAGACATTCGAGGAAGTCGGCGCGGCAATCGGGCTGGGCTTTTCCGGCCGCTCGGCGCGGCAGACCAGCTGGGTCGATTTCGACAATGACGGCGATCTGGACGTGTACGCCGCCGATCGGATCGGCCCGAACAAGCTTTTCGCCAACACCAAGGGCCAGTTCGCCCAGATACTGGCTAGCGACGGCATCACCGATCCGCGCCCGACCGTGGGCGCCTGCTGGTTCGACTATGACGAGGACGGTGACCTCGACCTGTTCCTCGCCAACCAGTCGGGTGCGGCAGATGCCCTGTGGCGCAACGATGGCGGGCATTTCACCGACGTGGCGGTGCAGGCCGGCGTCGCCGGGCCGCCGCGCACCAAGGAAGAAGGCGGCGTCGGCTGCGCGGTGGGCGACTATGACAATGACGGCCATCTCGACCTGTTCGTCCCCAATTACGGCGCCAACGCGCTGTACCGGAACAAGGGCGACGGCACGTTCGAGAATGCCTCCGCCGCTGCGGGCCTTGGCTTCGAGAACCACGGCGTCGGTGCCGCCTGGGGCGATTACGACAATGACGGCTGGATCGACCTGTCGATCATGGCCTATGAGGGCCCGGTCGGGCAGCAGGTGCCAACCAATGCGCTGATGCACAACGCGCCCGACGGCAAGGGCGGGCGCCGCTTCGTCAACGTCCTGCCGCGCACCAGCCCGGTCAATGCCGGCGACCACGGCGTGCAATGGGTCGACTATGACGGCGACGGCGCGCTCGATCTGTCGATCACCGACGGCTATGGCCCGGTCGGCGGCCATTTCGTCTTCCATAACACCTCGCCGAAAAGCGTCGCGGCCCGCAGCCTGCAGGTGCTGGTGCTCGACGCCAAGGGGCATTTCACTCGCGCCGGCGCCGAGGTGCGACTGCGCGATGCGGCCGGAAAGATCCTTGCGACGCGGCAGCTCGGCACCGGCGACGGCTATAACACGCAAAGCGCGCTACCGGTGCATTTCGGGCTGTCCAGAATTGCGCCGGTCACCGTGGAGGTGACGTTCCTGACGCCGAAGGGCCGCAGGACGCAAACGATCCGCAACGTCGACCCGCGGCGCTATGCCGGCACCCGACTGGTGGTGCGTCAGAAGGTGGAGGGCGTGCGCTGA
- a CDS encoding FecR family protein, whose product MGGPFTSAAERQAIEAQAARLFLKARAADTDTAWDEALGWVAEHPAHGYAFAKVEAAWELSERLGEIAPADPRCPLSARDGTPPAAVPEDSDGAPGALNQAGSPPWRWRPTRRLLAGTIAASMLAVAIGGTVALQLDHAVDHYRTKIGEKRTVRLADGSVVRLNTGSSIEVALGKKERSIRLLRGEASFDVAHDSARPFIVDADSAKVRAVGTAFSVRLRPDLTEVTVTQGVVLVRDDQAAGRRVTAGNAAAVRQGAIAVTPLAGHDIARRLAWQQGRLSFEGDTLAQAVEEFNRYRISPIVIGDPAISGLRIGGTFRSDRSDDFAHALEQSFGIRTLPGADGSLLLMPAAE is encoded by the coding sequence TTGGGTGGTCCCTTCACAAGCGCAGCAGAACGGCAGGCGATCGAGGCCCAGGCGGCCCGTCTGTTCCTGAAGGCGCGCGCCGCCGATACTGACACGGCGTGGGACGAAGCGCTCGGTTGGGTCGCGGAGCACCCGGCACATGGCTATGCCTTCGCCAAGGTAGAGGCGGCGTGGGAGCTGTCCGAACGGTTGGGCGAGATTGCACCCGCCGACCCGCGCTGCCCGCTGAGCGCGCGTGACGGCACTCCGCCCGCCGCCGTCCCGGAAGATTCGGATGGAGCCCCCGGCGCCTTGAACCAGGCGGGATCGCCGCCCTGGCGATGGCGGCCGACCCGCCGGCTATTGGCCGGCACCATCGCCGCCAGCATGCTGGCAGTAGCGATCGGCGGCACGGTGGCGCTCCAGCTCGATCATGCGGTGGACCATTATCGCACCAAGATCGGTGAGAAGCGCACCGTCCGGCTCGCGGATGGCAGCGTGGTGCGGCTGAACACCGGCAGCTCGATCGAAGTCGCGCTGGGCAAGAAGGAGCGCTCGATACGGCTGCTTCGCGGCGAAGCGAGCTTCGACGTCGCCCACGATTCCGCCCGGCCGTTCATCGTCGATGCCGATAGCGCCAAGGTGCGCGCGGTCGGCACGGCATTTTCGGTGCGGCTGCGCCCCGACCTGACCGAAGTGACCGTAACCCAGGGGGTGGTGCTGGTGCGCGACGACCAGGCAGCCGGCCGTCGCGTGACGGCAGGTAACGCCGCCGCCGTGCGCCAGGGCGCGATCGCGGTGACCCCGCTCGCCGGCCACGACATCGCCCGCCGGCTGGCGTGGCAGCAGGGGCGGCTCAGCTTCGAGGGCGATACGCTCGCGCAGGCGGTGGAGGAGTTCAACCGCTACCGCATCAGCCCGATCGTGATCGGCGATCCGGCGATCAGCGGCCTGCGCATCGGCGGCACCTTCCGCTCGGACCGCTCCGACGATTTCGCCCATGCGCTGGAGCAGAGCTTCGGAATCCGCACCCTTCCCGGCGCGGACGGATCGCTGCTGCTGATGCCGGCGGCGGAATAG